The following coding sequences lie in one Coraliomargarita parva genomic window:
- a CDS encoding right-handed parallel beta-helix repeat-containing protein yields MKNPRRRFDPTNGTEPVPAYKPDAEIEKWIFEQDLLPEVFSATVLNLIATSAELDAIVLGSGQIALETAGGVPVSIRGGDGLTQGGFLLAGGPAIANSLFVAKSGNDGTGTRGRMDKPFLTMTAALVAAQAGDTIFVYPGDYTGEAAAISGKDGVDWFIFPNATARSFSVVTDISFKVDNRGEGTGFLVNSAAANVEWYGRASFMTISAGTVSVQDALIGGTTINGVATLTFRNCIFESSSNIGTVIDGANVTAIDCKFSSTANGGEAITIRTTANNDAVVKLKNCSLKAGPVFGLNQRSEGLNIDSATWAGSLILENCTIEATEGTQVPVSIKASAAYNVVIQGTLSQTHAADANVTFVGGAPTTNSAFVAI; encoded by the coding sequence ATGAAGAATCCACGCCGCAGATTTGATCCGACAAACGGAACCGAACCCGTACCAGCATACAAGCCAGATGCAGAGATTGAAAAGTGGATTTTCGAGCAAGACCTGTTACCGGAGGTATTCAGCGCAACAGTGCTCAACCTTATTGCCACAAGTGCAGAGCTTGACGCTATTGTTCTAGGATCTGGACAAATCGCACTCGAAACGGCTGGAGGTGTGCCCGTCTCGATTCGTGGCGGTGACGGACTCACGCAAGGCGGCTTCCTTTTGGCCGGTGGCCCGGCCATCGCTAACAGCCTTTTTGTGGCAAAGAGTGGCAACGATGGAACCGGCACGCGTGGCCGAATGGACAAGCCATTCTTGACCATGACAGCCGCACTAGTGGCAGCACAAGCAGGCGATACGATTTTTGTTTATCCCGGAGACTACACCGGCGAAGCAGCCGCTATTTCCGGGAAGGATGGCGTTGACTGGTTCATTTTCCCGAATGCCACCGCTAGGAGCTTTAGCGTGGTGACTGACATTTCATTCAAGGTCGATAATCGTGGAGAAGGCACCGGCTTTCTCGTAAACTCTGCCGCCGCCAATGTCGAATGGTATGGCCGCGCATCGTTCATGACTATTTCAGCCGGCACGGTTTCCGTTCAAGATGCGTTAATCGGTGGCACGACAATTAACGGCGTGGCAACTCTCACGTTCCGCAATTGCATATTCGAATCCAGTTCAAACATCGGAACCGTCATCGACGGCGCAAATGTGACCGCAATAGATTGTAAGTTCTCGTCTACAGCAAATGGCGGTGAAGCGATCACGATTCGCACAACAGCAAACAATGACGCAGTAGTTAAGTTGAAAAATTGCTCGCTCAAAGCAGGGCCTGTTTTTGGCCTGAATCAGCGGTCCGAAGGGCTGAACATCGACAGTGCAACTTGGGCCGGAAGTCTCATACTTGAGAATTGCACGATTGAAGCAACGGAAGGCACTCAAGTCCCTGTAAGCATCAAGGCAAGTGCCGCTTACAATGTGGTAATCCAAGGCACTTTGAGCCAGACGCACGCCGCAGACGCAAACGTGACTTTCGTAGGCGGTGCTCCAACAACCAACAGCGCGTTTGTCGCAATATGA